The following coding sequences are from one Burkholderia stabilis window:
- a CDS encoding winged helix-turn-helix transcriptional regulator: MKTSATGCSVEEAMRLLGGRWRLLLVSYLLDGPRRFSDLRRDMPGISQRMLTLDLRALEDAGLVRRTVYPEVPVRVEYDLTDDGGRLRPIVEVMREFGLWLKARDADTSCDGSVIETATHAPR, translated from the coding sequence ATGAAAACGAGTGCGACAGGATGTTCCGTTGAAGAAGCGATGCGCCTGCTCGGCGGCCGCTGGCGGCTGCTGCTGGTGTCGTATCTGCTCGACGGGCCGCGGCGCTTCAGCGACCTGCGCCGCGACATGCCGGGCATCTCGCAGCGCATGCTGACGCTCGACCTGCGCGCGCTCGAAGATGCGGGGCTCGTGCGGCGCACCGTGTATCCGGAAGTGCCGGTGCGGGTCGAGTACGATCTGACCGATGACGGCGGCCGGCTGCGGCCCATCGTCGAGGTGATGCGCGAATTCGGGCTGTGGCTGAAGGCGCGCGACGCCGATACGTCTTGCGATGGAAGCGTGATCGAAACGGCAACGCACGCACCGCGATAA
- the gstA gene encoding glutathione transferase GstA: MKLYHAPGSCSQAICIVLREAGIDAEIVKVDPRKHVVEDGSNYYDVTELGYVPLLELDDGTMLREGPVIAQYLADRRPEAALAPAYGTLARYRLMEWLNFLGTEIHKGFIPLLYAVQAGKYVEPARQKLDSRFAWIDRQLDGNTFVTGDTFTVADAYLFALTGWGKADWMRSVYNTDIDLSRHEHLRAWYERVRARPAVQAVLAADGMLR; this comes from the coding sequence ATGAAGCTTTATCACGCTCCCGGCAGCTGTTCCCAGGCCATCTGCATCGTGCTGCGCGAAGCCGGCATCGACGCGGAGATCGTCAAGGTCGACCCGCGCAAGCATGTCGTCGAAGACGGCAGCAATTACTACGACGTGACCGAACTCGGCTACGTGCCGCTGCTCGAACTCGACGACGGCACGATGCTGCGCGAAGGCCCGGTGATCGCGCAGTATCTCGCGGATCGGCGCCCGGAAGCCGCGCTCGCGCCGGCCTACGGCACGCTCGCGCGTTACCGGCTGATGGAATGGCTGAACTTCCTCGGCACCGAGATCCACAAGGGCTTCATCCCACTGTTGTACGCGGTGCAGGCGGGGAAGTACGTGGAGCCCGCGCGGCAGAAGCTCGACAGCCGCTTCGCCTGGATCGACCGGCAGCTCGACGGCAACACGTTCGTGACGGGCGACACGTTCACCGTCGCCGATGCGTACCTGTTCGCGCTGACCGGCTGGGGCAAGGCCGACTGGATGCGCTCGGTGTACAACACGGATATCGACCTGAGCCGGCATGAACATCTGCGCGCGTGGTACGAGCGCGTGCGGGCACGGCCGGCGGTGCAGGCCGTGCTGGCGGCGGACGGCATGTTGCGGTAA